A stretch of Ipomoea triloba cultivar NCNSP0323 chromosome 13, ASM357664v1 DNA encodes these proteins:
- the LOC116003001 gene encoding probable voltage-gated potassium channel subunit beta isoform X1 produces the protein MQMQYKNLGRSGLKVSQLSFGAWVTFGNQLDVKEAKSILQCCRDHGVNFFDNAEVYANGRAEEIMGQAIRELGWKRSDIVISTKIFWGGPGPNDKGLSRKHIVEGTKASLKRLDMDYVDLIYCHRPDTSTPIEETVRAMNYVIDKGWAFYWGTSEWSAQQITEAWSVAQRLDLVGPIVEQPEYNLLSRHKVEAEYLPLYSNYGIGLTTWSPLASGVLTGKYTSGNIPPDSRFALENYKSKSSRSVVLQNLANRSLVDDVLKKVNGLKPIADELGVSLAQLAIAWCATNPNVSSVITGATKESQIKENMKAIEAIPKLAPVMDKIEAVVQTKPKRPDSYR, from the exons ATGCAGATGCAGTACAAGAATCTGGGCAGATCCGGGCTGAAAGTGTCCCAGCTCTCATTCGGCGCCTGGGTCACTTTCGGCAACCAGCTAGACGTCAAGGAAGCGAAGTCCATCCTCCAGTGCTGCCGCGACCACGGCGTGAATTTCTTCGACAACGCCGAGGTGTACGCGAATGGCCGCGCCGAGGAGATCATGGGGCAGGCCATCCGGGAGCTGGGATGGAAGCGCTCCGACATCGTCATCTCCACCAAGATCTTCTGGGGCGGGCCCGGGCCCAATGACAAGGGTTTGTCCCGGAAACACATCGTGGAGGGCACCAAGGCGTCGCTCAAGAGGCTCGATATGGATTATGTGGACTTGATCTACTGTCACCGCCCCGATACCAGTACTCCGATTGAGGAGACGGTTAGGGCTATGAACTATGTGATCGATAAGGGGTGGGCGTTTTACTGGGGGACTAGCGAGTGGTCGGCGCAGCAGATCACTGAGGCGTGGAGTGTGGCTCAGCGATTGGATCTCGTTGGACCGATTGTTGAGCAGCCTGAGTATAATCTCCTCTCTCGCCACAAG GTTGAGGCTGAGTACCTCCCTCTGTATAGTAACTACGGTATTGGTCTCACCACATGGAGTCCACTTGCTTCGGGAGTTCTGACTGGAAAGTATACCTCTGGAAACATTCCACCCGATAGTAGGTTTGCACTGGAAAATTACAAG AGTAAATCCTCTCGGAGTGTCGTCTTGCAGAATCTTGCCAATAGGTCATTGGTGGATGATGTGTTGAAGAAAGTGAATGGACTGAAACCAATTGCTGATGAGTTGGGTGTGTCTTTGGCACAACTCGCAATTGCCTGGTGTGCTACGAATCCCAATGTTTCAAGTGTTATTACTGGCGCCACCAAAGAGTCTCAG ATTAAAGAGAACATGAAAGCTATTGAAGCCATTCCCAAGCTAGCACCTGTGATGGATAAAATTGAAGCTGTAGTTCAAACGAAACCAAAGCGCCCAGATTCTTATCGCTAG
- the LOC116003001 gene encoding probable voltage-gated potassium channel subunit beta isoform X2, translated as MQMQYKNLGRSGLKVSQLSFGAWVTFGNQLDVKEAKSILQCCRDHGVNFFDNAEVYANGRAEEIMGQAIRELGWKRSDIVISTKIFWGGPGPNDKGLSRKHIVEGTKASLKRLDMDYVDLIYCHRPDTSTPIEETVRAMNYVIDKGWAFYWGTSEWSAQQITEAWSVAQRLDLVGPIVEQPEYNLLSRHKVEAEYLPLYSNYGIGLTTWSPLASGVLTGKYTSGNIPPDSRFALENYKNLANRSLVDDVLKKVNGLKPIADELGVSLAQLAIAWCATNPNVSSVITGATKESQIKENMKAIEAIPKLAPVMDKIEAVVQTKPKRPDSYR; from the exons ATGCAGATGCAGTACAAGAATCTGGGCAGATCCGGGCTGAAAGTGTCCCAGCTCTCATTCGGCGCCTGGGTCACTTTCGGCAACCAGCTAGACGTCAAGGAAGCGAAGTCCATCCTCCAGTGCTGCCGCGACCACGGCGTGAATTTCTTCGACAACGCCGAGGTGTACGCGAATGGCCGCGCCGAGGAGATCATGGGGCAGGCCATCCGGGAGCTGGGATGGAAGCGCTCCGACATCGTCATCTCCACCAAGATCTTCTGGGGCGGGCCCGGGCCCAATGACAAGGGTTTGTCCCGGAAACACATCGTGGAGGGCACCAAGGCGTCGCTCAAGAGGCTCGATATGGATTATGTGGACTTGATCTACTGTCACCGCCCCGATACCAGTACTCCGATTGAGGAGACGGTTAGGGCTATGAACTATGTGATCGATAAGGGGTGGGCGTTTTACTGGGGGACTAGCGAGTGGTCGGCGCAGCAGATCACTGAGGCGTGGAGTGTGGCTCAGCGATTGGATCTCGTTGGACCGATTGTTGAGCAGCCTGAGTATAATCTCCTCTCTCGCCACAAG GTTGAGGCTGAGTACCTCCCTCTGTATAGTAACTACGGTATTGGTCTCACCACATGGAGTCCACTTGCTTCGGGAGTTCTGACTGGAAAGTATACCTCTGGAAACATTCCACCCGATAGTAGGTTTGCACTGGAAAATTACAAG AATCTTGCCAATAGGTCATTGGTGGATGATGTGTTGAAGAAAGTGAATGGACTGAAACCAATTGCTGATGAGTTGGGTGTGTCTTTGGCACAACTCGCAATTGCCTGGTGTGCTACGAATCCCAATGTTTCAAGTGTTATTACTGGCGCCACCAAAGAGTCTCAG ATTAAAGAGAACATGAAAGCTATTGAAGCCATTCCCAAGCTAGCACCTGTGATGGATAAAATTGAAGCTGTAGTTCAAACGAAACCAAAGCGCCCAGATTCTTATCGCTAG
- the LOC116000851 gene encoding uncharacterized protein LOC116000851: MKRKSPESLSSGHHHHHRGFKILPLPITFPSPSSTLSHPFNSTASRPLSPETTNPSSPPFHPSFSGPSAVAFGIQQDSPSSKNETEINGGDNEEAVSVEKCGNGIAIHLKCPCGKSHRILQAGNNFYYNLI, translated from the exons ATGAAGAGAAAGTCACCGGAATCTCTCTCCTccggccaccaccaccaccaccgtgGCTTCAAGATCCTCCCACTTCCCATCACCTTCCCATCGCCCTCCTCCACACTCTCTCACCCCTTCAACTCCACCGCTTCACGCCCTCTGTCACCGGAAACCACCAACCCTTCATCGCCGCCGTTTCACCCGTCTTTCTCCGGCCCCTCCGCAGTAGCTTTCGGGATACAACAAGACAGCCCTAGTTCCAAG aatgaaACTGAAATTAATGGCGGCGATAACGAAGAGGCAGTAAGCGTGGAGAAATGTGGAAACGGGATAGCAATTCACTTGAAATGCCCATGTGGCAAATCTCATCGGATTCTTCAAGCTGGGAACAACTTTTACTACAATTTGATTTAA